GCGCCGGGTGTGGTCCAGACCATTGACTTGCCCAACGTGTACCGCCGCCAGGCCCAGGCCACTCAGGCCAGCCTCACATTGGCCGAGCGGGGCCGCGACGTAAACCGCGCCACCGTGCGCCGCGACGTGCGCCAAGCTTACCTCAGCCTGCAATTTGCCCAGGCCCAAGTTCGGCAGCTCACCTACCAGGATAGTTTGTTTCAGGCCTTGCAAAACGCCACCAACCGCCTCTACGCTGCCGGGGAAGTAACGGCTCTGCAACGGGTAAGCACCGAGGCCGAGGCCCGCCAAATCCGCAACCAGCTCGACCAAGCCACCATCGAGCGGCAGGCCGCCCAACGCCGGCTCGGGCTGCTGCTCGGCCAACCTGAGGCCGACCTGGTGGCCGACACCGACTTGCGCCAAACCGGCCCCGCGCTGGCCCGCACCGGCACGGAGTTGCTGGCGGCCCTGCCCGCGCAGGATAGTGCCGCCGTGCCCCAGAGCCCCACGCTGGCCTATTACCGGCAGAATGTGGCTCTGAGTCAGTCGGGTGTCAGTTTGGTGCGGGCCCGGCGCACTCCGGCCCTCACGGTAGGCTACCAGAACCAGGCCTTCGAGAATTCGGCCCTGAAGTACCGGCTGCAGTTTGGCGTATCGGTGCCGGTCTGGTTCTGGACTTACCGCGCCCAGCTGCAGGCGGCCACGGCCCGGGGCAAGGCGGCCGAGGCCCAGCTGCAAGTACAAAGCCTGGAGCTGGGCACCGCGTACCAGCAGGCCCTGGCCGACACCCGCAAATTTGCTTCCTCGCTCAGCTACTACGAGCAAACCGGCCTGCCCCAGTCCCGGGCCATTATCAGCCAGGCGCAACGCCTGTTTCGGGCCGGCGAAATCAGCTACCTGGCCCTAATTCAAAGCCTGAACCAGGCCTTTACCATCCAGAACGCCTACCTGACCACCATCCGCGACTATGGGCAGGCCAT
Above is a genomic segment from Hymenobacter cellulosivorans containing:
- a CDS encoding TolC family protein, coding for MNTLRIGHLLLGLLGAGALRAQQVVVRLDSAEQQALRQHPRLRQSAEEIAEQRALKRGSFAPANPDFLLSAPTGERWAPGVVQTIDLPNVYRRQAQATQASLTLAERGRDVNRATVRRDVRQAYLSLQFAQAQVRQLTYQDSLFQALQNATNRLYAAGEVTALQRVSTEAEARQIRNQLDQATIERQAAQRRLGLLLGQPEADLVADTDLRQTGPALARTGTELLAALPAQDSAAVPQSPTLAYYRQNVALSQSGVSLVRARRTPALTVGYQNQAFENSALKYRLQFGVSVPVWFWTYRAQLQAATARGKAAEAQLQVQSLELGTAYQQALADTRKFASSLSYYEQTGLPQSRAIISQAQRLFRAGEISYLALIQSLNQAFTIQNAYLTTIRDYGQAIIALNYLRGS